The following proteins are co-located in the Chryseobacterium daecheongense genome:
- a CDS encoding condensation domain-containing protein has product MKRKLLFGERMILGDGTEAFNGIIPFRLRGTFKLEEIQRALALLQNKHPWLKAHVTHDEENLPWFEVPQKVVPIPIRIVVRQGEDDWQKESMKEWYMPFDHEKFPLIRFVWIKGEEVSDMFFSFHHCLCDGGSAMTLLYEFLQVLDNPSADIGVENPILGIQDIVPASILNSRRHKLKAKVLGRVASTIIKYAPVNKKPIERQNDYMIHWKFDKEMTQQVISYCKSNGFTVNTFLCAIVLQAFKKIRGKAALNKICCPVDIRRLTTQIKHDHIFAFGLMVEVSINEKLNFLDNVRKMQKHVKRKTSKLDPYTKMMIIESWHYALDNFTRILRNGKATNDCMLSNLGLIQVPHEYRNFTVDTVFSPSALGPLGQTTGFVVSTFQGEMDFCFIGSEGYLPYSDAQAIRKDILDTIKLKLEYSAVS; this is encoded by the coding sequence ATGAAAAGAAAACTACTATTTGGAGAACGAATGATATTAGGAGATGGAACAGAGGCTTTTAATGGCATTATCCCTTTCAGATTAAGGGGTACGTTCAAATTGGAAGAAATTCAGCGGGCTCTGGCTTTGCTTCAAAATAAACATCCCTGGTTAAAAGCACATGTAACCCATGACGAAGAAAACCTTCCATGGTTTGAAGTGCCCCAGAAAGTTGTACCCATCCCTATAAGAATTGTGGTCCGGCAGGGAGAAGACGACTGGCAGAAAGAATCCATGAAAGAATGGTATATGCCTTTCGATCATGAAAAGTTCCCCCTGATAAGGTTTGTATGGATCAAAGGAGAAGAAGTTTCAGACATGTTTTTCTCATTTCACCATTGTTTATGCGATGGAGGTTCCGCAATGACACTATTGTATGAGTTTTTACAGGTATTGGACAACCCTTCCGCCGATATTGGTGTAGAGAATCCTATCCTCGGAATCCAGGATATTGTCCCCGCAAGCATCTTAAACAGCCGAAGGCATAAGCTTAAAGCAAAAGTACTCGGCAGAGTGGCATCTACCATCATTAAATATGCTCCTGTAAACAAAAAACCAATAGAGAGGCAAAACGATTATATGATCCATTGGAAGTTTGACAAGGAAATGACTCAACAAGTAATTTCCTATTGTAAATCCAATGGTTTTACCGTTAATACTTTTCTTTGTGCAATTGTTCTTCAGGCATTTAAAAAAATAAGGGGGAAAGCTGCATTGAATAAAATTTGCTGCCCTGTGGATATCAGACGTCTAACAACACAAATCAAACATGATCATATTTTTGCCTTCGGGCTGATGGTTGAAGTTTCGATTAATGAAAAATTGAATTTTCTGGATAATGTACGGAAGATGCAGAAGCACGTGAAGCGTAAGACCTCAAAACTGGATCCATATACCAAGATGATGATCATTGAATCATGGCATTATGCCCTGGATAATTTCACAAGAATCCTGAGAAATGGAAAAGCAACCAATGATTGTATGCTTTCTAATCTTGGCCTTATTCAGGTACCCCATGAGTATAGGAACTTTACTGTAGATACCGTTTTCAGCCCTTCAGCTTTGGGCCCTCTGGGCCAGACTACCGGATTTGTAGTTTCAACCTTTCAGGGAGAAATGGATTTTTGCTTTATCGGTAGTGAAGGATATCTACCTTACTCAGATGCACAGGCCATTCGTAAGGACATCCTTGATACTATAAAATTAAAACTTGAATATTCAGCAGTATCATGA